The following nucleotide sequence is from Pochonia chlamydosporia 170 chromosome 4, whole genome shotgun sequence.
TTAATTGTGTATGGCATATGCGGTCTCGTCTGGTGCTAAACTGTTGCAGATTGTCTGAGAGGCCAAAGGATCACAGCGACgaggcaggcaggcaggctGAGTAGAGCATTCTGGAACTTGGAGAAGACACAGTTGGCGGGATACGGAGTAAGGTACAAGGAGACATGTTCTTGGACTATGGTATTGCACGAGCTGGTTCCTGATACGATTGGGCAGGTGAAAACTGAGAGTCGAGGACGATGGAACAGGGGTTGCAGCAACCCTTGATCTGCGACACTTCTGAGGCACAATCATCGTCAGAAGCACATGAGAGCGGATCATCCGACGGGGACCAAGCGCCTCGCCAACGCCATGCTGGCAATTTAAAACGACCATGAATTCTCCGTCGTCAAGTACAGTCAGTAGCAGCACGTATAATTGAGAGATTTGCTTCATTGGTGGTTTCCTATTAGAGGCTCGGGACCATGGTGATTCTGACCTGATTCATATGTTGCCAAGAGTCCGTTGGGCATATTCGCAAAGAAGTACGTGCCGTGAACCCTAATAAAAGAAGTAGGCgaacaagtctggtgcttccgACcatgatttttttttttttttaaggAACACACTGCCACTGGTCAAGGCGTGGCTATTTGAATTGTTACGATGAGAACAGAGATGTTGGTAGCGGACAGCGGTTTAGACTTTTTGTGTTTGGCGTCAGAAGTCAAGTGTCTCGTGGCTCATGAGGTTGTTTCTGTGCCATGTGTTTTGCCTTGAAATGTATCAACTAGACATGTGATGGACGAAACAGACTGGACTGTCAACGAGAGTAAAGAGAGGACTGAACGTAAAACAGGAGATCATTTTGCGATGAGCATTGAAGACATGAAGACATGACCGGAAGACGGATGGGCTCTGGGGCTTGGGGTAgagacatggaaggagcGACTGGAGggaaggagagaaagagggCAAGAGTCGAGTCTAGTCtagtctgcatgtggtgttTCGAAACAATGTGAGAATCCGTATGGAGTCGATGTGAAACAAGGCGCGCATGCTAAACGCCCAACAGTAATCAATCCAGGGTCTCATGACGATTGAACGCTTTGCGAGTTGCTCTTGAACCAAGGGTCTTGTTTTTgatttatttatttttttttttccttcctcctcgccttccAGATCGACCAAGGACTAATTACTGACACAAGGAACCAGACAGTAAATTTAACTGTGGTCCCCGTACATACAGTACgcattggcgatgatggtgaAACATTGGATGCGTCTCTGTCGGGAAACATGTAACGGCGACTCTGATGATGCTtctcaagagtcaagacggTTGCCGACTGTTGATTCCGCTCCTATTTAAGTACCGGCTCTGCGGATGTCTTGATTTGTCCTGAAACTTCTATTGGTGTCTGCAAGGCGGGAACCATCAACTAAATCTGCTCTACATACTATTATGTGCTTTGAAAAAGATTGGCAAGTAGGCAATACAACACAATTTAATGCATCCTGCCTGTCGTGAGCCAGCACAGCGTTGATCATATCATGCGTAATGTTTCCGATCAACTCGAAAGACCCACTCGACGATCAAATCAAGATGAGAGCTGGAATCCAGAATAGATTGGCAGATTGGTCAAAATCGTCATTGGATCTATTTACGGTTCGGGGTTGGGTCGGGGtcaaacatgtccaacaaATCCAACAAATCGTCGCTCTTTCCAGCATGTTGCTTCAAAACACCCTCAGTTTCTCTACCAAGCCACCATCTTGTACCAGACCactcaacaacctcacctcCTGTCCAGAAAGAGTTCAATATTCCCAGGGCTGGTCCTAGCAATTGACCAACCAGACGTCTGGTGGCGTGGTCAAACTAGTTTGACGCCTTTCCCCCTGTCTGGTCCTGCAGCGCACCAGACCGCAAGGCAACCAGACActgaacatggaacattTGGACCCCCGCAATTGCATCTGACCTCCATCAATGGATGTCCAGTCGTCAGCACtggagaccagttgaccttctCTCGGCTGGTGCATTACGGTCAAGAGCCAAGTCTCCCTCCCTCCCGTTTGGCCCACCACCGCTTCAACCAAGACGCATTGACTCGGAAGCTTTCTCGCTTTGTGGCTGCTCCGTCGTGTCATTTGTTCTTTATCGTCTTCGATTGTCCATTGGCACAGTAACTGTCCACCGAGCCGTACTATACAGtaccggaccagaccaatcTCCCTTCCAATATCGGTCGATCGGGTCACCGTGCCAGCGTTCCACGTTGACCCCTGTTCTGCTAGAGCATCAAAGCTGCATTTTGCGCAGTTGGctctccaagtcttccagaCTTGAATTGTTCACACTAGGGGGTGGCCTACCATCATTTCGTGCTTTGGCCCTTTTGGGTGTTGGAGGAAGGAATCTTTGGACTAATTACGACTTCTTGCCACTTGGTCCTCGCCACGATTGTTCTGCAGGTTTAGCAAAGGCGACAAGACCTGCCCATGGTGCTTCCATAGTGACTTGATCTCGTCCTTGACAAATACCTTGGTTTGTTGTGTGCTTGCTTCGGGTCTAACTAGCTGTTGGCGGTGTCGTCATGTTCGGAGCCTTTGCCGTTGCTCGTAAGTTTTATTTCCTCTTAAACCAGTCTCATCATGAGACTGTTTCAAGTTTCATTTCAAGCACTCTCCGGTCTCTGCATCCCTTCAGTCTTCAAACTAAGAGACACTTGACATTTGCTAGCCATGGGCTAGTGCCACGGAGTTAGCTAGCTGGAGGATACACAATGTTGAATCCAAGGCATCACTTTATTTCTACTTCGGGCATGCTTCCCGTCCTGCTCTTGATTTCCGAAAACCTATTTCTCTGACCCGGCATATAGCAAACTTGGCCACAGAGGTAGATCCAAAAGATATACCCAGTCCGACATCTATCAATTTACCAAGATACCAGCCATtcgctgaggatgatgaggtgATTGGTGGCAGGAGCCAAGCGTTGCCTTGGTTACTTGAACAAACTGGTCGGGAGTCGCTTGTTCTTGGGTCCGCCGGTCTGCTGGCAATCGGGCTCGATTTGAAACTTGATGCGGACGACCGTGATCTTATCCCTGACACATCCTGCCTGCCAGATTTTCATCAGTGGGACTGTTTCACAGCTGAGGAAGCTCGTAATCAAGATGGAAAGGATCGACTACCGTTAAAGACGGGTGGTATGTCCCCAGGGTGTCAAGTATACCTCGAACGTCGGCGGGAActctccaacgccaatgaAGACGCATTTCGTACCGTGAGGAGAATATCGCCTCCAAAGGGCAGGCAGCAAGCCCGATTGGGCAATACTTATGAGTTCTTCCGTTGTTTAGAGTTATTCACAACTTTCTGGGATGATCCAACACAACGTCCAGAGCTTCCGCCGTCTCCAGAATTGACAACTGTGGAGGATGGCACCTGCAGTGATGCGGCCAGGGAGAAATATTTCGATACCGAGCCGTCTCAGCCGTCTACGATCAGTCGAACCTCTTGCGGTCAGTCTATGCCCCCGGAATTCCGGCAAAATCTCCTCAACGCTTTCATAAAGCTAGTCGCGTACGATTTTGGATGCAATGTTTCAATGGCAAGAGTAGAGCCAAGGCTCCATCTTACGTCCCTTCCAGGACGGAACCAACGCAAATCCTACACCCCATCAAACTGTCATTTTGTGTTCCAAAGTCCCATGACACGGGAGACTGCCCGGGCCGGTGTTGTCTATGGTCCAGTTGCTGCCGTAAGTGCACGCCCAACAGTAAATTTTACCTCCCCAGATGCCGAGACAGCACAGTCTTTGGATCTGGCACGTGAGGTGCTAGCTGCTTTGATCACAGCTCAGCATCGCAATCGTGAGGGAAAGGAGGAGAGTCGCTTTGGGCACCAACAGTGGTGGACTACCCAACGCAGATGGGGTGGCGGAGTAGGAGGGCCTATTGGCCGTGAAATTGAGAAAATTGAGCCTGTAGACGACACTCAGCCAGGTGCTGACATGCCTGATGGCCGGAGAGGACCGATTACAAAGAAGGCTCGTAAAACTATGCCTGTCTATGATAATTACCGTATGGTTCGCCCGCCGGCTTCGACTTGGGACAGGAAAGCCAAGTACGAGACCATaggcaaggtcaagggtGCTGGCTATGATGACATTTTTGTAATCAGCTCCCTTTTTCATCATGTGTCTGTCCTCCGTGTTCGAGTACCTGCTCGTCTGCTCGAGGTTCTAGACGGGTCACCTGAGCCGGATTTATCAAAACGCAGCTGGGGTCGGGTTCCGGCCTGGCGAAGCCCATGGTACGACTTCTTCGATGTCGATCAGAGGATTGCAGCAATGCGAATGGTGTGGGCAGTTGTGGCGTATCAGATGCGGAAGAATCCAAGTAGGGATGAGAATATTAGGGGCTAGGTTTGGTGAATGAGTGTAAGCTGATATACCGTAGAATACACCCAATCTCTCGATGTCTCCTGCTTCAGTCGGGAGAAACTCCATCCTCGAGCGTGATACCTTGGTGCATTGGGAGCAACCCAAAGCGTATTACCAGTGCCGGGGTGCTTCCTCGACCCTAATGGCTAGTCCAAGGATGTGAGTCAGCCCCAACGATATGTTCCATCACGAGACGTTGGTCAATGCAATGTCGTTAGTGTGACGTGCCCagtatttttttttggtcccTGGCGGTTGCTCGAGTTATGATCAAGGCCATAAGTCAAGATAAATTAAATTGCCTAGGTGGCTAAACAAGCAAATCCactactacctaggtacttcGTACTTAAGCACGGGTTACAGATTTTGGTTGACTTTTAATGTAATGCATCGAATCACAATGCGAATCATTATGCAGATATGGGGCCCAAATCATTTGTAAAAGTCCATAGTCTATGAAGCTCATGACGCCCTATCGGCCAAGAGCTTTGAAACTAACCCCCGGGAGCCTGTATGAACAAGAGGCAGCTGAGGTTTTGCCAAATCTTGATATCAGCCtattgtacggagtacgtaGGGTAGATGTGACTAGAACTAACCACCTTGCCTACCACAGCTTACATCTCGGTGTTTATGTTCTGCCCGCCCAGGGGTGTTCAAGAATTGTGTATCCTGCCTTCCAAGGGACAAGTTGATAACAACCCAAGCATGTGAAGAACgcaccaaagccattgaCTCAACAGCCAAACAACACGGACGGTGGGTAAAGAATTATTTCGGCACTTGTTTGGCGGCCGATGATCCTGCAAGCTCTACCGCCATGGACTCCACCGATTTCCCATGTCTTGAGTAAAGTTGGGGGTTGACATCATGGTCAAACTGAAATGGGATTCTTGTTGCTGATTGGCCAGAAGGCACTTTAATAGCGCGTTATTGTCGTGACAGGTTGGCGCGACTTCTCGCGTTGCCCCACATAAAAACGCGGAAATTGCCTGACTTGGCGCGTCCACAGGGCTGAAAGTTAACTTCACCTCGTcgtgtggctggctgatgggCAGTAGTCAAGCACACCATTCACGATAAAATCATCAATATCCGTCTGGACCTGGCGTTCTGACGCCGGGCCACCCGAGGAAAACATTTCCCGCACATCAAACAACTAATTGATTCGGCTAGATACAGTGCTAGACTCCCGTTGACGCCCTAACCAAGCCCTCATGACAATTCCCCATGCAAAATCCGACCCTCACGTTTTGGGGCAAGGACGGATAGAATAAAGTCCAGTAGTAAAAGATACCCCAGTAACTGAGCCAGCATTcccaaacacaaacacatcaaGTACAGCCCTATCCAATACTCTTCCCATCGGTTATCATCCACACGGGTTCCACCATCTGGTGGTTGGCAAAGGTGGTTAAAATCACACCGGCCATTGGCAACCCAAGTATGCAACAATATATCAGGATGCAagacaaaataaaatataAGCGAAGGAAACAGAACATGTCTGATCTCCACCGTCACCTTGTTCTGGTGTTGCACTCGCTGCCCGCAAAGTCTCTCGCTAAGCAGCTTCCGTAGTCTTCAAAGTCCGGTTCAGTGCTGTAATCGTGGTATCATGTACACTAGGAAATAAATTTGAAAGGACGTGGAAATTTCTCACATCATTTCATAGCCAGGGGTGGCTGTTGATTGTAGCCAAGTTGAGGAACTATGCCAGAGGCTCCTCAAATGTAAGCCTTCGTCTAGCAACGCTGAGCGGCGTGCGGGCCGAGATAGGACCGGGTGTTCTCCATGGTTTCTGTGCTGGGCTGGGGGTGATGTTGACAAAATCAGCAAAATCAAAACCCTGGCCAGGAGTATTAGGAAACAGGTTGCCCCCGCCtggcgtcatcatcatggatGATGGTAAGTCAAGCTTGCTATTCTTCGGCGGTGGGGTTGAAAGGCGCTCCATGCGGCCGCGATTCGACTTCACGGCAGGAGATGGTGACGCTGCCAGGTACAGCAACAGGTCGGCGCCCTCTTCGCCCGTCTTGCCGCCATTAGCGCCCTCCGAGTTTTCCTTGCCGCGCTTGCTTGTGAGACTTCGTGTCTGCATGGGAGGCGTGCGAGGCGGAGACGAGCGCACGTTATTGACATTGAATGAGTGTGCCGGCAGCAgatcgtcctcgtcgtctgaAGGTGCAGCAAAGTTTGGCGATGTCAGAGCGGCTGTCATTCTGCGCTGCTGGAAAAAGGACACATCTGGCCCACCCGAGGTGGTAAAGTGTTGCTGGCGCCTTGGCTTGATCGGTGACGACTGTGCCAGCTGGTGGCTATCTTTCCAAGTTGAGTGTCCAGAAAAGGATTTGTGTGCTGTCGGCGATGCTCGAAAACGCTTACTCGGGCTGGAGGCTGTATGATCAAACGATGCAAAATATGTGCGTTTCCGGTGGCCTGAGCTTCCGTTGCTCGACCCAATGGCATCCGAAAATAAGGGTGCCTTGAGAGGCGAACTCATTAGGGTCTTGGTGGGATACGGCAGGTCGGATGCACTAGAGGACGAGTCGGAAAGGACATCGCCATCGCAGCAGAGGCGTCTTCTTCgcatttcttcttccagcttcGGTTCGATGGAATCGAGCGTCAAGTCCTCCCAGCCATGCTTCGTTTTGAATTGAGCTAGCGCCAACCGGTTCTGTAGTCTGCGTGCAATCTAGGTAATGGTGAGCCATATAAGCGTTTAGTTTCGACAGCAAATTAATTTATGTGGGAAGTAAGAAGAAAATAGCCCAGAGCGTGGCATGTTGGAGtctggctgctgttgctgcatTGACGCACCTTGCTGACTTCTGCCCGTTTTAAAACACTGTCAACGACATCCTCGGGCTGCTTTTTCCACGGGGACGACATGGTGTACGTTGTCGggagaagggaaaaaaaaagtattTCCCTGCTTGATATGCCGTCGGTTTATTGTGTTCGCAGCTGCGCCTTGCGGCAGAATTGACGTTGTCGGGGAGGCGGTTTAGAATCTTGTCGTGCCAATTTCACAGATTGAAGGGAGAGAGGTGGGAAGATGGAAGGGAAGGTCCAGTGTGGACTGGACTCTGGAGTGTCTGGGTGACCAGGTGGGTGAGACGGAGCCAGGCTCAGCGGCTAAGACCCAAACGAGGTGTAAGCGGCTGTGAAGGGAGGGGGCATTAGTGCATCAAACCAACTTGACTCTACGTGCTTGGTTTTCTTTGTTCGAAAGACGCCATGTTGAGCAAACATGGAGCGTAAAGTATAAGGACTTCTAGATTGCGCTCAGCAATTGGCAATTTTTGGCTCGTGGGTTCAGCACTGTGGTTACAGTCAAGTACTGCCCTGGCTTACAATACATGTCACGGTGTATGCAGAGGGTCCAGATGCCAATATGTGCTGCATGTGGTTTCCCGGGAGAACCAAAAAGCCCACCAGGTCTCTCacactacggagtagactGATGATGTACCAAGTACATTGTACCTTGGTGCTCGTGCTCCTCCCTTCTGTGCGACGAGGTGAACAGCAGACCGACCAACCATATTTTCGTCTGTTTCCTTGTTTGCCCATGATCTCTttttctccccttcctttGCCAGCTAGTTCCAATTCGATTCAAACTCTCAATACCACTTGTTCTCTGGTACCTGCTCCCTAGTACCATTCAATTCATTGCACGGGGCCATATCGCTCGGAATCCAACCTGGTTGAGAGTGTCTGAGGGACAAATGATGGGCATTCCTgtcctcaacaccagacatgacgaTACTGAAAGCTTGTAATTCTACCAGCATTCATTAATTTTCCGATGCACCAAAAAGTGGAAGCTCCCTCCGCCAAAGTTGAGAGCCCAGACAAATAGTACGGAGGGACTAGAACAATCCATCTTGAGTTCGCAACAACCTGCAGCTTGTTTCAGCATGTGGGCTGGATATGTCGGTACTTGGACCTGGAGCATGCGGCGAGGGTCTCCGTGGATGGATTGGGAACTGGACAAGAGACCAAGACGATTGTCACTTGAGAGCCTGGTGCACCTAAGATCATGGGTTTGATGAACGATTGGATAACTAAAAAGATGCTAAACCCTGAGTTGCTCTCTTTTACTTGGAATCGTGAACTGACTTTGCAGCATGATTCCAGTGTTAGCTAAACATGCCTATTCGATACGATCGGCTCTTTGGCGACATAACTGCATGCTCAGAAGACATGGTCAAATACACCAGGCGGTTTAGGACCAAACAATGC
It contains:
- a CDS encoding cyclin-dependent kinase (similar to Cordyceps militaris CM01 XP_006666471.1); protein product: MSSPWKKQPEDVVDSVLKRAEVSKIARRLQNRLALAQFKTKHGWEDLTLDSIEPKLEEEMRRRRLCCDGDVLSDSSSSASDLPYPTKTLMSSPLKAPLFSDAIGSSNGSSGHRKRTYFASFDHTASSPSKRFRASPTAHKSFSGHSTWKDSHQLAQSSPIKPRRQQHFTTSGGPDVSFFQQRRMTAALTSPNFAAPSDDEDDLLPAHSFNVNNVRSSPPRTPPMQTRSLTSKRGKENSEGANGGKTGEEGADLLLYLAASPSPAVKSNRGRMERLSTPPPKNSKLDLPSSMMMTPGGGNLFPNTPGQGFDFADFVNITPSPAQKPWRTPGPISARTPLSVARRRLTFEEPLA